In one window of Paraflavitalea soli DNA:
- a CDS encoding glycoside hydrolase family 43 protein, translated as MNKLIAVLGLTIVFTTATRLTALSQQATNPIIHADVPDLSIIRVGNTYYMSSTTMHMSPGVPIMKSKDLVNWQLVSYAYDILDSVDALNLDNGKTAYGSGSWASCLRYHNGTYYVSTFAGTTGKTYIYSTKNIEKGPWKKIAFKPMMHDHSLFFDDDGKVYMIYGAGKLMIAELADDLSGIKPGTTPQVLIENASAPGGPNVGLPAEGSQLFKENGKYYLFNICWPRGGMRTVTIHRASTITGPYEGRLGLQDKGIAQGGLISTPKGEWFAYLFRDYGAVGRIPYWVPVKWEDGWPVIGINGKVPDTLNLPASKGLIPGIVASDEFTRKKGAPALPLVWQWNHNPDNAHWSLTAHPGWLQITTGRVDTSLLLTRNMLTQRTFGPTSAGTTAIDVSNMKDGDCAGLALLQKKYGWVGVKMEGGKKSLVMVSGATGTAIELGRVSLDQQIVYLKAECDFRERTDKGQFYYSLDGKIWTAIGGILKMEYTLPHFMGYRFGLFNWATATAGGWVEFDWFRVSEGIIPAK; from the coding sequence ATGAATAAATTGATTGCCGTCCTTGGATTGACCATCGTATTTACAACCGCTACCCGACTTACTGCCTTATCACAGCAGGCCACCAATCCTATCATCCATGCAGATGTGCCGGACCTGTCCATCATCCGGGTGGGCAATACTTATTACATGAGCAGTACCACCATGCATATGAGCCCGGGTGTACCCATCATGAAATCGAAGGACCTGGTGAACTGGCAGCTGGTGAGTTATGCGTACGATATACTTGATAGTGTGGATGCCCTGAACCTCGACAATGGCAAGACCGCTTATGGCAGTGGTTCCTGGGCCAGCTGTCTGCGGTATCATAATGGCACTTATTATGTTTCCACATTTGCAGGTACTACTGGCAAAACGTATATCTATTCCACGAAAAATATTGAAAAAGGCCCCTGGAAAAAGATTGCTTTCAAACCCATGATGCATGATCACTCCCTCTTCTTCGACGACGATGGCAAAGTGTACATGATCTACGGCGCGGGCAAACTGATGATCGCCGAGCTTGCGGATGACCTCAGCGGCATTAAACCAGGTACCACGCCACAAGTGTTGATAGAAAATGCCAGCGCACCGGGAGGGCCTAATGTCGGCTTGCCCGCCGAGGGCTCTCAATTGTTCAAAGAGAACGGCAAGTACTATTTGTTCAACATCTGCTGGCCGCGTGGCGGTATGCGCACGGTCACCATTCATCGGGCCTCTACAATCACCGGGCCTTATGAAGGTCGGCTTGGCCTGCAGGATAAGGGTATAGCCCAGGGCGGGCTCATCAGTACCCCGAAGGGTGAATGGTTTGCCTACCTCTTCCGGGATTATGGTGCGGTGGGTCGCATCCCTTATTGGGTGCCGGTGAAATGGGAAGATGGCTGGCCGGTAATTGGCATCAACGGCAAAGTACCTGATACACTCAACTTGCCCGCCAGCAAGGGCCTGATACCCGGCATTGTAGCCTCTGATGAATTTACCCGTAAGAAGGGCGCCCCTGCCCTGCCGCTGGTATGGCAATGGAACCACAATCCGGACAATGCGCATTGGTCGCTCACTGCACACCCAGGATGGCTGCAGATCACTACGGGCCGCGTGGATACTTCTCTCCTGCTGACCAGGAATATGCTCACGCAAAGAACCTTTGGGCCTACAAGCGCCGGTACAACCGCTATTGATGTATCGAATATGAAAGATGGTGATTGCGCCGGGCTGGCGCTCCTGCAAAAAAAGTATGGCTGGGTGGGTGTGAAAATGGAAGGCGGTAAGAAATCCCTCGTCATGGTCAGTGGCGCAACAGGTACAGCAATAGAACTGGGTCGGGTGTCCCTGGATCAACAAATCGTTTACCTCAAAGCGGAATGTGATTTCCGCGAGCGGACTGATAAAGGACAGTTCTATTACAGTCTGGATGGCAAAATCTGGACGGCTATCGGAGGTATTTTGAAGATGGAATATACCTTGCCCCATTTTATGGGATATAGGTTTGGGTTGTTTAATTGGGCCACTGCTACTGCCGGCGGATGGGTGGAGTTTGATTGGTTTAGGGTGAGTGAAGGAATTATCCCAGCTAAATAG
- a CDS encoding DoxX family protein yields MRYVKISYWATTALVSLMMVYSSIVYFIDSDLKQAFLHLGLPDYFRIELSIAKLLGVALLLLPVYGWLKEWAYAGFFIVFISAIIAHTASGDPLMVRMMPLIFLFLLLISYFCYRLLHYSPPADV; encoded by the coding sequence ATGAGATATGTGAAAATTTCATATTGGGCCACGACTGCCTTAGTGTCGTTGATGATGGTCTATTCTTCTATAGTTTATTTCATCGATTCCGATCTGAAGCAGGCCTTTTTACACTTGGGGCTTCCCGATTATTTCAGGATCGAGTTGTCAATTGCTAAGCTTCTCGGCGTAGCCCTGTTGTTGTTACCTGTGTACGGGTGGTTGAAAGAGTGGGCTTATGCGGGATTCTTTATTGTTTTTATCTCGGCTATTATTGCCCATACGGCATCAGGTGATCCACTGATGGTGCGGATGATGCCGCTGATCTTTCTATTCCTGCTATTGATATCTTACTTCTGCTACCGGTTACTGCATTACTCGCCTCCCGCTGACGTGTGA
- a CDS encoding DHA2 family efflux MFS transporter permease subunit, whose translation MQDQNSLVEYGSRRVIITITAVVCALLEIIDTTIVNVAISDMRGSLGATLNEVSWVITAYAIANVIIVPMTSWLAQQFGRTNYFAASIILFTVSSFLCGNASSINELILFRFLQGLGGGALLVTSQTIITEIFPVEKRGMAQAIYMLGVIVGPTLGPPVGGYIIEHYAWPYIFYINIPVGILATLLTIRYVKSPKYADKRKPSEVDWLGIGLLALAVGCLQYILEKGQEEDWFSNSTIVVLAVLAVLGFFFFIWRELTFKYPIVELRVLKNSNLRIGVILSFIMGFGLYGSTFVIPVYTQSLLGWNAQQTGMLMVPSALMIAFMMPIIGQLIQKGVSQKLLITGGFIIFFIFCMGCYYIITPSTGGENFFWVLMIRGVGLGFLAVPVSVMSLSTLKGQQIGQGAAFSGMMRQLGGSFGVAMISTFISRQNMVHRSTLVSKLDMYNPDVQQRVEQLKASFIAKGQPVNIAEGSAYKLLDGTIGVQSTVLSYMDVFLYVGVMFLLCVPIVIFFVKRSKNKVSMAEAAH comes from the coding sequence ATGCAAGATCAAAATTCACTGGTAGAGTATGGCAGCCGCCGGGTGATCATCACCATTACGGCGGTGGTCTGTGCACTACTGGAAATTATCGATACCACGATCGTGAATGTAGCGATCAGCGATATGCGTGGCTCCCTGGGCGCTACACTCAATGAAGTGAGCTGGGTGATCACTGCGTATGCCATTGCCAACGTGATCATCGTACCCATGACGAGCTGGCTGGCCCAGCAGTTTGGACGAACCAATTATTTTGCTGCCTCCATCATCCTGTTTACTGTATCTTCTTTTTTGTGCGGTAATGCCTCCAGCATCAATGAGCTCATCCTTTTCCGTTTCTTACAGGGATTGGGGGGCGGCGCCCTGCTGGTGACTTCCCAAACCATCATTACCGAGATCTTCCCGGTAGAAAAACGCGGCATGGCCCAGGCCATTTATATGTTGGGCGTGATCGTGGGGCCAACCCTCGGTCCGCCGGTGGGTGGTTATATTATCGAGCACTACGCCTGGCCCTATATCTTTTACATCAATATCCCGGTAGGTATCCTGGCCACCCTGCTTACCATCCGGTATGTAAAAAGTCCGAAGTATGCCGACAAGCGCAAGCCCAGTGAAGTGGATTGGCTGGGTATTGGACTGCTGGCTTTGGCCGTTGGTTGTTTGCAATATATATTGGAGAAAGGGCAGGAAGAGGACTGGTTCAGCAATTCTACCATTGTGGTGCTGGCTGTGTTGGCCGTATTGGGTTTCTTCTTCTTTATCTGGCGCGAGCTCACCTTTAAATATCCCATTGTTGAACTGCGGGTGTTGAAGAACAGCAACCTGCGGATTGGGGTTATCCTGTCTTTCATCATGGGATTTGGTTTATATGGTTCAACCTTCGTGATACCCGTCTATACACAATCCCTCCTGGGCTGGAATGCCCAGCAGACGGGTATGCTGATGGTGCCCAGCGCCCTGATGATTGCCTTTATGATGCCGATCATAGGACAACTGATCCAGAAGGGCGTTTCACAAAAGTTACTCATCACTGGTGGGTTTATTATCTTCTTTATCTTTTGTATGGGGTGTTATTATATCATTACTCCTTCTACTGGTGGTGAGAACTTCTTTTGGGTGCTGATGATCCGTGGTGTGGGCCTTGGTTTTCTGGCGGTGCCTGTTTCTGTGATGTCGCTCTCTACCTTAAAAGGACAACAGATAGGGCAGGGGGCTGCTTTCTCCGGTATGATGCGCCAGCTGGGTGGTTCTTTTGGGGTGGCGATGATCTCTACGTTTATCTCCCGGCAGAACATGGTGCACCGCAGTACCCTGGTGTCGAAGCTGGATATGTATAACCCCGATGTGCAGCAGCGCGTGGAGCAGTTGAAGGCTTCTTTTATCGCCAAGGGGCAACCGGTGAATATAGCAGAAGGTTCGGCTTACAAATTGCTGGACGGCACCATTGGCGTACAATCTACCGTGCTGTCATACATGGATGTATTCCTGTATGTGGGTGTGATGTTCCTGCTTTGTGTACCGATTGTTATCTTCTTTGTTAAGCGTTCTAAAAACAAGGTGAGTATGGCGGAGGCGGCGCATTAA